The following are encoded in a window of Sulfurimonas sp. C5 genomic DNA:
- the rpoD gene encoding RNA polymerase sigma factor RpoD, translating into MTAKELNQALENFFEEHKSKECITYESIIDFYDKQPTGAQAKNIYKLLQKHNKCIYTSSEHAKKLNDQEAEARREAQRKMIEDSDNDEFDILKEHELLEWSRSDSPVRMYLREMGQIPLLTKEEEIDISKQIEKGESIIIDAICSVPYLINFILDYKEPLINRERRVKELFKSFEDDNDDNDNDNDDDNDNEDNDNVEEKTLSAKDKSRVEKVTTSFKALEKAKKEWVKLTEKAPEDLDGDLTEDIVFYQLSVTFKKAVLKEKLLDLGPTSKLINELVKAMETALKSDEGYDKELKRLEYKLPLFNATLRANHKVLVDKIQDLSKEDIVNMVPEATMVSTYMEIKKLVQTKEASKNSFDMEPEKLSDILEQIKRGKNISEKAKTKMAKSNLRLVVSIAKRYTNRGLPFLDLIQEGNIGLMKAVDKFEYQKGYKFSTYATWWIRQAISRAIADQARTIRIPIHMIETINRINKIMRKHLQEHGKEPDVETIAAEVGLSVEKVKNVIKITKEPISLEAPIGSEEDGRFGDFIEDKTSLSPSEAILKDDLKIQIEQVLEQLNEREKAVIKLRFGIMDDESDRTLEEIGKELNVTRERVRQIESSAIKKLKHPKVGRRLKNYIEE; encoded by the coding sequence ATGACGGCAAAAGAACTCAATCAAGCACTAGAAAACTTTTTTGAAGAGCATAAGTCTAAAGAATGTATTACATATGAATCAATCATTGATTTTTATGATAAACAGCCTACTGGTGCTCAAGCAAAAAACATTTATAAGCTTTTACAAAAGCACAATAAATGTATCTACACATCAAGTGAACATGCAAAAAAACTAAACGATCAAGAAGCAGAGGCTCGTAGAGAAGCTCAACGTAAAATGATCGAAGACAGCGACAACGATGAATTTGACATCTTAAAAGAACACGAACTTCTTGAATGGTCTCGTTCAGATTCTCCTGTACGTATGTACTTACGTGAAATGGGACAAATCCCTCTACTTACTAAAGAGGAAGAGATAGATATATCTAAACAAATTGAAAAAGGTGAAAGTATCATTATTGATGCGATCTGTTCAGTTCCATATCTTATTAATTTCATTTTAGACTATAAAGAACCGCTTATTAACCGTGAACGTCGTGTTAAAGAGCTATTTAAAAGCTTTGAGGACGATAATGACGATAACGATAACGACAATGATGACGATAACGATAATGAAGATAACGACAATGTAGAAGAAAAGACATTGTCTGCAAAAGACAAGTCTCGTGTCGAAAAAGTCACAACAAGCTTTAAAGCACTTGAAAAAGCTAAAAAAGAGTGGGTAAAACTTACGGAAAAAGCTCCTGAAGATTTAGATGGAGACTTAACGGAAGATATAGTATTTTACCAACTTTCAGTTACATTCAAAAAAGCAGTTTTAAAAGAGAAACTATTAGATCTTGGTCCAACTTCGAAACTTATCAATGAGCTAGTAAAAGCTATGGAAACTGCTTTAAAATCTGATGAAGGGTACGATAAAGAATTAAAACGTCTTGAGTACAAACTTCCATTATTTAACGCAACTCTAAGAGCAAACCATAAGGTATTAGTAGATAAGATTCAAGATCTTAGCAAAGAAGATATTGTAAATATGGTTCCTGAAGCGACAATGGTTTCAACATATATGGAGATTAAAAAACTTGTTCAAACAAAAGAAGCAAGTAAAAATAGTTTCGATATGGAACCTGAAAAACTTTCAGATATTTTAGAACAAATCAAACGTGGTAAAAATATTTCTGAAAAAGCAAAAACAAAAATGGCAAAATCAAACCTTCGTCTTGTTGTATCTATTGCTAAACGTTATACAAACAGAGGTTTACCATTCCTTGACTTAATTCAAGAGGGAAATATAGGACTTATGAAAGCCGTTGATAAGTTCGAATACCAAAAAGGTTACAAGTTTTCAACATATGCTACATGGTGGATCCGTCAAGCTATTTCACGTGCAATCGCTGATCAAGCAAGAACGATCCGTATCCCTATCCATATGATTGAGACAATTAACCGTATCAATAAAATTATGCGTAAGCACCTTCAAGAACATGGAAAAGAGCCAGATGTTGAGACAATTGCAGCAGAGGTTGGTCTTTCAGTAGAGAAAGTTAAAAATGTTATTAAGATTACAAAAGAACCTATTTCTCTTGAAGCTCCTATCGGAAGTGAAGAGGATGGACGTTTTGGTGACTTTATTGAAGATAAAACTTCCCTTTCACCTTCTGAAGCAATCTTAAAAGATGACCTTAAAATTCAGATCGAACAAGTACTTGAACAACTTAATGAACGTGAGAAAGCTGTTATCAAACTTCGTTTCGGTATCATGGATGATGAGAGTGACAGAACACT
- the flgG gene encoding flagellar basal-body rod protein FlgG, with the protein MMQSLYTASTGMLGMQLQIDTTANNIANVNTIGFKKSRAEFADLMYHTMEYAGTATSDTTQSPTGIEVGLGVRSTAINKIFTEGSLKQTDNPLDISITGNGFFKLELPDGTEVYTRNGAFKRDQNGTVVNSDGYALVPQIVIPEDATNISIGTDGTVSVVQAGQTQATVIGQINTTAFINPAGLHSMGDNLFMETDASGQPVDGTPGQNGLGVIRQGFVELSNVELVVELTDLITGQRAYDANSKIITTSDEMLQTVNNLKR; encoded by the coding sequence ATGATGCAATCATTATACACAGCTTCAACAGGTATGTTGGGGATGCAACTTCAAATTGATACGACGGCAAATAATATTGCCAACGTAAATACGATCGGATTTAAAAAATCTCGTGCGGAATTTGCTGATCTTATGTACCATACTATGGAATATGCAGGAACGGCTACAAGTGATACGACACAAAGTCCGACAGGGATTGAAGTGGGACTCGGTGTGCGTTCAACTGCTATCAATAAAATTTTTACAGAGGGTTCACTTAAACAAACTGACAACCCTTTAGATATTTCTATTACCGGAAACGGATTTTTTAAATTAGAACTTCCAGACGGTACGGAAGTATATACAAGAAACGGTGCTTTTAAACGTGACCAAAACGGAACGGTCGTAAACTCTGACGGATATGCGCTTGTACCACAGATTGTTATTCCTGAAGATGCAACGAATATCAGTATTGGTACTGACGGAACTGTGAGTGTTGTTCAAGCTGGTCAAACACAGGCAACTGTAATTGGTCAGATAAATACAACTGCTTTTATTAATCCTGCGGGACTTCACTCAATGGGAGACAACCTTTTTATGGAAACTGATGCTTCAGGCCAACCGGTTGACGGTACTCCTGGTCAAAACGGTTTAGGTGTAATCCGTCAAGGTTTTGTTGAATTGAGTAATGTGGAACTAGTAGTTGAATTAACTGACTTAATTACAGGTCAAAGAGCATACGATGCAAACTCAAAAATCATCACAACTAGTGATGAAATGTTGCAAACTGTAAATAATTTAAAACGTTAA
- a CDS encoding flagellar hook-basal body protein, with translation MQTGYYSSAAGMVTQFNRLDTIANNLANVNTAGYKEDNVIVGDFLRMLKEARDDLPNANQTKEGAAFLNRTLTKSPQVVDSFTDFSVGDLTKTSNTLDFALSKDDLFFAVRTPQGIRLTRDGSFTLNPEGKLVNKQGYEVLGEDYKTSNAGITFAQDDAVITADKNGQISTNVPGSFNMVVKTKLLVVQPDNLRELKKDGDNLYRLENEESFNVVKNSGAVSQGFIEKSNVNAVKMMTQLIEANRLIGMYQKAMDTQMNDMNTEAIQKLAKKA, from the coding sequence ATGCAAACAGGGTACTACAGTTCTGCTGCAGGGATGGTGACACAGTTTAACAGACTTGATACTATTGCAAATAACCTGGCAAATGTAAATACGGCAGGTTATAAAGAAGATAATGTCATAGTAGGTGATTTTCTCCGTATGTTAAAAGAAGCAAGAGATGACTTGCCAAATGCTAACCAAACAAAAGAGGGTGCAGCATTTTTAAACAGAACGCTAACAAAATCTCCACAGGTAGTAGATAGCTTTACAGACTTTTCTGTCGGTGATCTTACAAAAACATCAAACACTCTTGATTTTGCACTTTCTAAAGATGATCTCTTTTTTGCCGTAAGAACACCTCAGGGGATTAGACTTACGCGTGACGGCTCTTTTACTTTAAATCCTGAAGGTAAACTAGTTAATAAACAAGGTTATGAAGTTTTGGGTGAAGATTATAAAACTTCAAATGCCGGTATAACTTTTGCTCAAGATGATGCAGTAATTACAGCTGATAAAAACGGACAGATATCTACAAATGTGCCAGGCAGCTTCAATATGGTTGTAAAAACAAAACTTTTGGTAGTGCAGCCTGATAATCTTCGTGAATTGAAAAAAGATGGTGATAATTTATATCGTCTTGAGAATGAAGAGAGTTTTAATGTTGTAAAAAACAGTGGTGCTGTTTCGCAAGGTTTTATTGAAAAAAGTAATGTGAATGCTGTAAAAATGATGACACAGCTTATTGAGGCAAACAGACTTATCGGAATGTATCAAAAAGCGATGGATACACAAATGAACGATATGAATACTGAAGCAATTCAAAAACTTGCAAAAAAAGCTTAA
- the leuB gene encoding 3-isopropylmalate dehydrogenase: protein MKTYKIALIKGDGIGPEIVDEAVKVLDAVASCSGFSLTYDELLMGGIAYDITGDPLPQETINGALNSDAVLFGAIGGEKWDTLPREKRPESGLLRFRKELGVYANLRPAVVYDELANASSLKPEIVKGVDLMVVRELIGGIYFGEPKGRDENKGWNTMVYTKDEIVRIAHQAFKIAMNRNKRVCSIDKANVLDVSQLWRETVEEVAKEYPEVELSHMYVDNAAMQLIRDPKQFDVMLTGNIFGDILSDEASMLSGSIGLLPSASVGAKIGVYEPIHGSAPDIAGQGIANPIATISSASMMLRFALGENDAADKIDAAIKRALSEGYRTGDLAQFDAKEVCSTSEMGSIIANYIVK from the coding sequence ATGAAAACTTACAAAATTGCACTAATTAAAGGTGACGGAATCGGACCTGAAATCGTTGATGAGGCGGTTAAAGTTTTAGATGCTGTTGCTTCATGTTCAGGTTTCAGTCTTACTTACGATGAACTTTTAATGGGTGGTATCGCTTACGATATTACAGGTGATCCATTGCCACAAGAGACTATTAACGGTGCATTAAACTCTGATGCTGTACTTTTTGGTGCTATCGGTGGTGAAAAATGGGATACTCTTCCTCGTGAAAAGAGACCAGAGAGCGGACTGCTACGTTTTAGAAAAGAGTTAGGCGTGTATGCTAACCTTCGCCCGGCAGTTGTATATGACGAACTTGCAAACGCATCTTCACTTAAACCAGAGATCGTAAAAGGTGTTGATCTTATGGTTGTTCGTGAGCTAATCGGCGGTATCTACTTTGGTGAGCCTAAAGGGCGTGACGAGAATAAGGGATGGAATACTATGGTTTATACAAAAGATGAGATCGTACGTATTGCACACCAAGCGTTTAAAATTGCTATGAACAGAAACAAAAGAGTTTGTTCAATTGATAAAGCAAACGTACTTGATGTTTCTCAATTATGGCGTGAAACTGTAGAAGAAGTAGCTAAAGAGTACCCAGAAGTAGAACTTTCACATATGTATGTAGATAATGCAGCTATGCAGCTTATCCGTGATCCTAAACAATTTGACGTAATGCTTACGGGAAATATTTTTGGAGATATTTTATCTGATGAAGCAAGTATGCTTTCTGGTTCTATCGGTCTTTTACCTTCAGCTTCTGTTGGTGCAAAAATCGGTGTATATGAGCCAATTCACGGTTCAGCTCCAGATATTGCAGGTCAAGGAATAGCAAATCCGATTGCTACAATCTCTTCAGCGTCTATGATGTTAAGATTTGCTCTTGGTGAAAATGACGCTGCAGATAAAATTGATGCCGCTATTAAACGTGCTCTTAGCGAAGGATATAGAACAGGAGACCTTGCTCAATTTGATGCAAAAGAGGTTTGCTCAACTTCAGAGATGGGTTCTATTATCGCTAACTATATAGTAAAGTAA
- a CDS encoding tRNA (cytidine(34)-2'-O)-methyltransferase: protein MAFNLVLVHPQIPNNTGAIGRLCVNAGASLHLIKPIGFDIDEKAVRRAGLDYWDKLDLHVWESLDDFFANNEITDNAYFATTKTDKPYFEATFKDGDYIFFGSETAGIPEDVLNKHKEQCITIPMTKDGRSLNLAISTGIVLYDAIRQTFDTFPRG from the coding sequence ATGGCATTTAATCTTGTTTTAGTACATCCACAGATCCCAAATAACACGGGTGCCATCGGGCGTCTTTGTGTAAATGCGGGTGCAAGTCTGCACCTTATCAAGCCTATCGGATTTGACATAGATGAAAAAGCTGTACGTCGTGCCGGACTTGATTATTGGGATAAGCTTGACTTGCATGTTTGGGAATCTTTAGATGATTTTTTTGCAAACAATGAGATTACGGATAATGCATATTTTGCAACAACAAAGACAGATAAACCTTATTTTGAAGCTACATTTAAAGATGGTGATTATATTTTCTTTGGGAGTGAAACAGCAGGAATTCCAGAAGATGTACTCAACAAACATAAAGAGCAATGTATAACAATTCCGATGACAAAAGACGGAAGAAGTTTAAATTTGGCTATTAGTACAGGTATCGTACTTTATGATGCTATTAGACAAACTTTCGATACATTTCCTAGAGGGTAA
- the purU gene encoding formyltetrahydrofolate deformylase, which translates to MKYRVLIDANDEKGLVHKVSSVFFNYDLNILSNSEFVDKESNKFFMRSVVDGDVNKEDLSKAVQEVLPKNSTVKVIEPKKKNIILMATKELHALGDILVRHEAGELEANILGVISNYDLLEPFVSKFDIPYITVSHEGLERAEHETKVIEAIKSFEDVDYIVLAKYMRILTPRFVEEFEDKIINIHHSFLPAFIGANPYKQAYDRGVKIIGATAHFVNNNLDEGPIIAQDTIHVNHAHSWRDMQKNGRDVEKVVLSRALKLALEDRIFVYANRTVIF; encoded by the coding sequence ATGAAATACCGCGTTTTAATTGATGCAAATGATGAAAAAGGCTTAGTACACAAAGTATCAAGCGTATTTTTCAACTATGACCTAAATATTTTATCTAACAGTGAATTTGTTGACAAAGAGAGCAATAAATTTTTTATGCGTAGTGTTGTTGACGGTGATGTTAATAAGGAAGATCTTTCTAAAGCTGTTCAAGAGGTTTTACCAAAGAACTCTACTGTAAAAGTGATAGAGCCTAAAAAGAAAAATATTATTCTGATGGCTACAAAAGAGCTACATGCTTTAGGTGATATTCTTGTTCGTCATGAAGCAGGGGAGTTAGAGGCAAATATTTTAGGAGTTATCTCTAACTATGATCTCTTAGAACCTTTTGTTTCTAAATTTGATATTCCGTATATCACTGTTTCTCATGAAGGTTTAGAGCGTGCTGAGCATGAAACTAAAGTGATTGAAGCAATTAAAAGCTTTGAAGATGTTGACTATATCGTTCTTGCAAAATATATGAGAATTTTAACTCCGAGATTTGTAGAGGAGTTTGAAGATAAAATTATTAATATTCACCACTCTTTCTTACCTGCATTTATCGGTGCAAACCCTTATAAACAAGCGTATGATCGCGGTGTTAAGATTATTGGTGCAACAGCTCACTTTGTAAACAACAATCTTGATGAAGGACCGATTATCGCTCAAGATACTATCCATGTAAATCATGCTCATAGTTGGAGAGATATGCAAAAAAACGGTAGGGATGTTGAAAAAGTAGTACTTTCTCGCGCACTTAAATTAGCACTTGAAGACAGAATCTTTGTGTATGCAAACAGAACGGTTATCTTTTAA
- a CDS encoding tetratricopeptide repeat protein codes for MQTLTLANIYELQGLKEEALEIYKEILKKDPSNSEAKIAIRRLSGVRKKFLKVNTQMKEFFIKMDTEVEFKEFERWLLKAWN; via the coding sequence ATGCAGACATTAACTTTAGCAAACATCTATGAATTACAGGGTTTAAAAGAGGAAGCTTTGGAGATCTATAAAGAGATCTTAAAAAAAGATCCTTCTAACTCTGAAGCAAAAATTGCTATAAGAAGATTGTCTGGAGTTAGAAAAAAATTTTTAAAAGTAAATACTCAAATGAAAGAGTTTTTCATTAAGATGGATACTGAAGTTGAGTTCAAAGAGTTTGAAAGGTGGTTATTAAAAGCATGGAATTAA
- a CDS encoding tetrahydrodipicolinate N-succinyltransferase N-terminal domain-containing protein, whose product MEVIETTDAFKALIENIKKDTKGYKDPLAFGIARVDLGQLNPDKALQATYPVVNWDENFGSAAIFIQALADQGLTVDFSQNEQVFDINLDFLQACLNAFTPYSDEAFGDAHKNIQVVSALYNQMINDGYKDGEFKVCFIFEDAPLESVEATYLKLYAMSLAKVGLREINLNGAFGALPNVAWSAGKPIELDYLREFEIELKLAGEYPHIDFVDKFPRFLQHIIPADNTRILDTSKVRFGAQLAAGTTVMPGASYINFNAGTTGVSMVEGRISSSAIVGDGSDVGGGASILGVLSGTDGNPISVGKNCLLGANSVCGIPLGDACIIDAGIAILEGTKVGIYPAELAKINEVNKGVTLDGEVFKGKQLAGLNGLHFRQNSLTGEITASRSTREIKLNADLH is encoded by the coding sequence ATGGAAGTTATTGAGACAACAGATGCATTTAAAGCATTGATCGAAAACATTAAAAAAGATACAAAGGGGTATAAAGATCCTTTAGCATTCGGTATTGCTAGAGTGGATTTAGGGCAGTTAAATCCGGATAAAGCTTTACAAGCAACTTACCCTGTAGTAAACTGGGATGAGAACTTTGGAAGTGCAGCTATTTTTATTCAAGCATTAGCTGATCAAGGTTTAACAGTAGATTTTTCTCAAAACGAGCAAGTTTTTGACATTAACTTAGATTTTTTACAAGCATGTTTAAATGCTTTTACACCATACAGTGACGAAGCATTTGGTGATGCACATAAAAATATTCAAGTAGTTTCTGCACTTTATAACCAAATGATTAACGACGGTTACAAAGACGGTGAGTTCAAAGTATGTTTCATCTTCGAAGATGCTCCACTTGAAAGCGTTGAAGCAACTTATCTTAAACTTTACGCAATGAGTTTAGCAAAAGTAGGTCTTCGTGAGATTAACCTAAACGGTGCATTCGGTGCATTACCAAATGTTGCATGGTCAGCTGGTAAACCAATTGAATTAGATTACCTAAGAGAATTTGAAATCGAATTAAAACTTGCTGGTGAGTACCCGCACATTGATTTTGTAGATAAATTCCCTAGATTCTTACAACACATCATCCCAGCTGACAATACTCGTATCTTAGATACTTCAAAAGTACGTTTCGGTGCACAACTAGCAGCTGGTACTACTGTAATGCCAGGTGCTTCATACATCAACTTTAATGCAGGAACTACAGGTGTTTCTATGGTTGAGGGACGTATTAGTTCTTCTGCTATCGTTGGTGATGGTTCTGACGTTGGTGGTGGTGCTTCAATTCTTGGAGTTCTTAGCGGAACTGACGGTAACCCTATCTCAGTTGGTAAAAACTGTCTTTTAGGTGCTAACTCTGTATGTGGTATCCCATTAGGTGATGCATGTATCATCGATGCTGGTATTGCAATTTTAGAGGGAACTAAAGTTGGCATCTACCCTGCAGAACTTGCAAAAATCAATGAAGTAAACAAAGGCGTTACACTTGACGGTGAAGTTTTCAAAGGGAAACAACTAGCAGGTCTAAATGGTCTTCACTTCAGACAAAACTCTCTAACTGGAGAGATTACTGCATCTCGTTCAACTAGAGAGATCAAGCTTAACGCTGATTTACACTAA
- a CDS encoding LexA family transcriptional regulator — MNSFSDIVEEIKSILSSDFSPKKVFDKDVAESIGISQMNFATMKKRNKIPFSELLDFCARRSISINWLLYGQSPESLVGPTNNYMIRYFNDINASAGGGSNNDFEEIEELAIPEQFVFMLGGERELKYIEAINVSGDSMEPTFSYNDIVFINRNKTDINRGGIFTIRTEAGLFIKRIQKRIDGKIDVISDNSVYNTQTLDPQEIEVIGRVVSRFGDVD; from the coding sequence ATGAATAGTTTTTCTGACATTGTTGAAGAGATTAAAAGTATTTTATCTTCTGACTTTTCACCAAAAAAGGTTTTCGATAAAGATGTTGCAGAATCAATTGGGATCTCTCAAATGAATTTTGCCACAATGAAAAAAAGAAATAAGATACCTTTTAGTGAACTTCTGGATTTTTGTGCAAGAAGAAGTATTTCGATCAATTGGCTTTTATACGGTCAATCACCTGAAAGTCTTGTTGGTCCTACAAATAACTATATGATTAGATATTTTAATGATATAAATGCAAGTGCAGGTGGCGGTAGCAATAATGATTTTGAAGAGATCGAAGAACTTGCTATCCCAGAGCAGTTTGTGTTTATGCTCGGAGGTGAGAGAGAGTTAAAATATATAGAAGCGATCAATGTAAGCGGTGACTCTATGGAGCCTACTTTTAGCTATAATGATATAGTATTTATTAATAGAAATAAAACAGATATCAATCGCGGCGGTATTTTTACTATTCGTACGGAAGCAGGACTTTTTATTAAAAGAATTCAAAAACGAATTGACGGTAAAATAGATGTTATTTCAGATAATTCTGTTTATAATACACAAACATTAGATCCTCAAGAGATAGAAGTTATAGGGCGCGTTGTAAGCCGTTTTGGGGATGTTGATTAA
- a CDS encoding SH3 domain-containing C40 family peptidase — protein MKYSYLLSLLLLFNACSHKETVPKKEVIVEQEYVEDLVKIPQDPGFYASNINDKYIGHIETFADKYFRPWNIKKISINKEQASWAYVYDNNNSYTYTLQPIKEDFFTDIKENANLEEFATLNQQGLSLKLLDMRALPTDKPIFLDPSKAGEGYPFDYLQNTSLAPNKPLLISHYSKDKKWAFIECSFGFGWVKAKDIVTLDKEYTTLWKEAQQIFLTKDNQPIYDQEGNYLFDSRIGMALALIDEDADAYTVLTVSKNKENKALFLKSKISKTIAHKGLLEFNSINIVQLLHEIQNGKYGWGGIYGQRDCSSTLRDFYTPFGFWLPRNSSVQSHIGNVVDLEEFSNEQKEEAIKAQAIPFKTLVYKKGHIGLYVGIYENNPIIFQNVWGVKTKKDNVEGRFIIAKPIFSTLEAGKNLPEFDSNASMLTQLKSINTIIE, from the coding sequence TTGAAGTATTCTTATCTTCTTTCTTTATTATTGCTATTTAATGCCTGTTCCCATAAAGAAACAGTCCCTAAAAAAGAGGTGATTGTTGAACAGGAATATGTGGAAGACTTGGTAAAAATACCCCAAGATCCTGGTTTTTATGCTTCTAATATAAATGACAAATATATCGGTCATATCGAAACATTTGCAGATAAATATTTTCGGCCATGGAATATAAAAAAGATCTCTATCAATAAAGAACAGGCTTCATGGGCATATGTATACGACAACAATAATAGTTATACATATACACTACAGCCTATAAAAGAAGATTTTTTTACAGATATCAAAGAAAATGCCAATCTTGAAGAGTTTGCAACATTAAATCAACAAGGTCTCAGTCTTAAACTTTTAGATATGAGGGCACTGCCAACCGATAAACCAATCTTTTTGGATCCAAGTAAAGCAGGGGAAGGATATCCTTTTGATTATTTGCAAAATACATCGCTTGCACCGAATAAACCTCTATTGATTTCGCACTATTCAAAAGATAAAAAATGGGCTTTTATAGAGTGTAGTTTCGGTTTTGGCTGGGTAAAAGCAAAAGATATCGTTACATTAGATAAAGAATATACTACATTATGGAAAGAAGCTCAGCAAATCTTTCTTACAAAAGATAATCAGCCAATTTACGATCAAGAAGGGAACTATCTTTTTGATTCACGTATAGGTATGGCTTTGGCACTTATAGACGAAGATGCTGATGCTTATACTGTTTTAACCGTATCAAAAAACAAAGAGAATAAAGCTCTGTTTTTAAAATCTAAAATATCCAAGACAATAGCGCATAAAGGACTTTTAGAGTTTAATAGCATAAATATAGTACAGCTACTTCATGAGATCCAAAATGGAAAATACGGGTGGGGCGGCATCTACGGTCAACGTGACTGTTCTTCTACTCTAAGAGATTTTTATACTCCATTTGGCTTTTGGTTACCGAGAAATTCATCAGTACAAAGTCATATAGGTAATGTTGTAGATTTAGAAGAGTTTTCAAATGAGCAAAAAGAGGAAGCAATCAAAGCCCAAGCGATACCTTTTAAAACACTTGTATATAAAAAAGGGCATATAGGACTTTATGTCGGTATATATGAAAATAACCCGATTATTTTTCAGAATGTTTGGGGTGTAAAAACGAAAAAAGATAATGTTGAAGGAAGATTTATAATTGCTAAACCAATTTTTAGTACGTTAGAAGCCGGAAAAAACTTACCCGAATTTGACTCAAATGCTTCAATGCTTACTCAGCTAAAAAGCATAAATACTATAATTGAATAG
- a CDS encoding 3-isopropylmalate dehydratase small subunit, producing the protein MQKANINGKVWRFGKDIDTDLIIAARYLNTSDPKELAKHVMEDADPEFVNKMSVGDVIVADENFGCGSSREHAPIALKAAGVAAVVAPTFARIFYRNAFNMGLPIFELPEASEINEGDKISIDMDNGTITNETTNKTYNFTPIPPFMQELIDAGGLMSFAKKEIEEGK; encoded by the coding sequence ATGCAAAAAGCAAACATAAATGGAAAAGTTTGGAGATTTGGTAAAGATATCGATACAGATTTAATTATTGCTGCCCGTTATCTTAATACTTCAGATCCAAAAGAACTTGCAAAACATGTTATGGAAGATGCAGATCCAGAATTTGTAAATAAAATGAGTGTAGGTGATGTAATAGTTGCTGATGAAAACTTTGGTTGTGGAAGTTCACGTGAACACGCTCCAATAGCTTTAAAAGCAGCTGGTGTTGCCGCAGTTGTTGCTCCGACATTCGCAAGAATTTTTTATCGTAATGCTTTTAATATGGGTCTTCCTATATTTGAATTACCAGAAGCAAGTGAAATCAACGAAGGTGATAAAATCTCTATCGATATGGATAACGGTACAATCACAAACGAAACTACAAATAAAACATACAACTTTACTCCAATTCCACCGTTTATGCAGGAATTAATTGATGCAGGTGGGCTTATGAGTTTTGCTAAAAAAGAGATCGAGGAAGGAAAATAA
- a CDS encoding flagellar basal body rod C-terminal domain-containing protein — protein MNISNNVSSIQTSQTLLNTTANNIANVNTDGFVPQDTIATNQGSEAPVAETRSTDNEGAERSQTDLSKEIPNQIIAQRTTEVNVTAIKAQDDVMGTLLDLKA, from the coding sequence ATGAATATTTCAAACAACGTATCATCAATTCAGACAAGTCAAACACTCTTAAATACAACTGCAAATAATATTGCAAATGTAAATACAGATGGGTTTGTACCGCAAGACACTATTGCAACAAATCAGGGAAGTGAAGCTCCTGTCGCTGAAACACGTTCAACAGACAATGAAGGTGCAGAAAGAAGTCAAACAGACTTATCAAAAGAGATTCCTAATCAGATCATTGCTCAGCGTACAACAGAGGTCAATGTTACTGCTATTAAAGCACAAGATGATGTAATGGGTACTCTGCTTGATTTAAAAGCATAA